In the Arthrobacter sp. 31Y genome, one interval contains:
- a CDS encoding AI-2E family transporter — translation MTRLKAFPLLEGGPFRFGLIAALGVLVALALGSAVITLRYSLTLIFAALFISLGLYPLVCWLERWKLSRGGAVLAVAVGFLVVVAVLIRFIVPILVEEGAALVRVLPSSFDAVGDQEWFRDFNGSLGGALTPLLEWLETSAADPNVWLAIGGGAVQVGYNVVNGAFAVVFVVVLTLYFVAGHEVMKSSLYALVPASRRESFADISETIIASVGKYLSGMSILALLNAIFTFIVLSVAGVRYAAVLAVLAFPITLIPLVGSAISTAIITVVSLFTSPATAVVVLLVMLVYMQVEAYILTPRVVGKAISIPGSLVLIGAMVGGTLLGLLGALIACPTTASILLIIKKVVIPQQNAK, via the coding sequence ATGACGCGATTGAAGGCATTCCCGCTCCTGGAAGGCGGACCGTTTAGGTTCGGGCTCATCGCGGCGCTCGGTGTACTGGTTGCCCTGGCTTTGGGCTCCGCAGTCATCACGCTGCGGTATTCGCTGACCTTGATCTTTGCCGCACTGTTTATCTCCTTGGGCCTCTATCCTTTGGTTTGCTGGCTGGAACGCTGGAAACTTTCCCGCGGCGGCGCAGTTTTGGCCGTGGCAGTTGGCTTCTTAGTGGTGGTAGCCGTGCTGATCCGCTTTATTGTCCCGATTCTGGTGGAGGAGGGCGCCGCCCTTGTTCGGGTGCTTCCCTCCAGTTTCGACGCGGTGGGTGACCAGGAATGGTTCCGGGATTTCAACGGTTCGCTGGGTGGTGCGTTGACCCCGCTGCTGGAATGGCTGGAAACCTCGGCCGCGGATCCCAATGTGTGGCTCGCTATTGGTGGCGGCGCCGTGCAGGTGGGCTACAACGTGGTCAATGGTGCCTTTGCCGTGGTGTTCGTAGTGGTTCTTACGCTCTACTTTGTGGCCGGCCATGAGGTCATGAAATCGAGCCTTTATGCATTGGTTCCGGCTTCCCGCCGGGAATCATTCGCGGATATTTCCGAAACTATTATTGCGTCAGTTGGTAAATACCTGAGTGGCATGTCAATTCTTGCCCTGCTCAATGCGATCTTTACCTTCATTGTCCTTTCCGTTGCCGGAGTGAGGTACGCCGCCGTGCTCGCGGTGCTGGCATTCCCCATCACCCTCATACCTTTGGTGGGCAGCGCGATCAGCACCGCAATCATCACCGTGGTTTCGCTTTTCACATCTCCCGCAACAGCAGTGGTGGTTTTACTCGTGATGCTGGTCTACATGCAGGTAGAGGCCTACATCCTGACTCCCCGGGTGGTGGGGAAAGCAATCAGCATCCCCGGCTCTTTAGTCCTCATTGGGGCCATGGTGGGCGGCACGCTCCTGGGTCTGCTGGGGGCACTGATAGCGTGCCCCACCACAGCCTCGATCCTGCTGATCATCAAAAAAGTGGTCATACCGCAGCAGAACGCCAAGTAG